In Dehalococcoidia bacterium, a single genomic region encodes these proteins:
- the tenA gene encoding thiaminase II produces MAFSTTLWRSIEDIFSRILAHPFLQGLTDGTLPEEAFRFYVVQDALYLRDFARGLALLGAKAPQDAWLMKFAQDARDALQVERALHEAFFAHWGLTPEQVYATPLAPTNLLYTSYLLRVAYERPFYEGVAAFLPCYWIYLEVGKALERRGSPKPLYQRWIDTYASTEYEKVVRGTIAVTDALAETLTDAQRETMRHHFVITSTLEWMFWDMGWRKEGWPV; encoded by the coding sequence ATGGCCTTCAGCACAACCCTCTGGCGGAGCATAGAGGACATCTTTTCGCGCATCCTGGCCCATCCCTTTCTGCAGGGCCTGACGGACGGCACACTCCCCGAAGAGGCCTTCCGCTTTTATGTGGTGCAGGACGCCCTCTACCTGCGGGACTTCGCCCGGGGCCTGGCCCTTTTGGGTGCCAAAGCCCCCCAGGATGCCTGGCTCATGAAGTTCGCCCAGGACGCCCGCGACGCCTTGCAGGTGGAGCGTGCCCTGCACGAGGCCTTTTTCGCCCACTGGGGGCTGACCCCGGAGCAGGTGTATGCCACCCCCTTGGCCCCCACCAATCTGCTGTATACCTCCTACCTTCTGCGGGTGGCCTATGAGCGCCCGTTTTATGAAGGGGTGGCCGCCTTCTTGCCCTGCTACTGGATCTACCTGGAGGTGGGGAAGGCGTTGGAGAGGCGGGGCTCCCCCAAGCCCCTGTACCAGCGCTGGATAGATACCTACGCCAGCACCGAATACGAGAAGGTGGTGCGGGGAACCATCGCCGTAACCGATGCCCTCGCCGAAACCCTCACCGACGCCCAGCGGGAGACCATGCGCCACCACTTCGTCATCACCAGCACCCTGGAGTGGATGTTTTGGGATATGGGCTGGCGGAAAGAGGGGTGGCCGGTGTAG
- a CDS encoding VTT domain-containing protein — MVRPYQWIALLRLTGTTRRERIQRIVALVVVALIIVGAIIFRNFLWAIRTATYPGIFLLSLVGAASIFVPIPGLASVCAGAGVLALNLWAVAALAAAGEAIGETSGYLAGIGGRTLVEKHPYYLRFYAWMRYRGGLVLFLACIIPNPLFDIVGITAGSLRYPLHLFYPLVFSGKLVKNLWISYLCYRGLMPVLRWLGGMD; from the coding sequence ATGGTGCGCCCCTATCAGTGGATCGCCCTGCTCCGCTTGACAGGGACAACCCGCCGCGAGCGGATTCAGCGCATAGTGGCCCTGGTGGTTGTAGCGCTCATCATCGTGGGGGCGATTATCTTTCGCAACTTCCTCTGGGCCATCCGCACCGCCACATACCCGGGCATCTTCCTGCTGAGTTTGGTGGGGGCGGCGTCCATCTTCGTGCCCATACCGGGGTTGGCGTCGGTGTGTGCGGGGGCGGGGGTGCTGGCCTTGAACCTGTGGGCGGTGGCGGCTTTGGCAGCGGCGGGAGAGGCCATTGGCGAGACCAGCGGTTACCTGGCCGGCATTGGGGGGCGCACCCTGGTGGAGAAGCACCCTTACTACCTGCGCTTCTACGCCTGGATGCGCTACCGCGGGGGGCTGGTGCTGTTCCTGGCCTGCATCATCCCCAACCCCCTGTTTGACATCGTGGGCATTACGGCGGGGAGCCTGCGCTACCCCCTGCACCTCTTCTATCCCCTGGTGTTCAGTGGCAAACTGGTGAAGAACCTCTGGATCTCCTACCTGTGCTACCGGGGCCTCATGCCTGTGTTACGGTGGCTAGGTGGCATGGATTAG
- a CDS encoding cyclase family protein produces the protein MPTFDRSFVVQLAERYRNWGRWGPEDELGTLNFVTPDTVREAATLIRDGKVFSLAIDFNHLGPQRPGHYTRRFNPVHTMLRTGTDALASGEGGEPPIMAGSDDIVTMPLQCATQWDSLAHIFYKGMMYNGRSAALVTAQGAAKNSIDKMRARIVGRAVLLDIPRSKGVRWLEPGTPIYPEDLDACLRQQGVQVRRGDFLLVRTGHITLCRARGDWGDYAGGDAPGLSLLTIPWIYEKEVAAVCADTWGVEVRPNEVPDVRQPWHVVAIPNMGLLVGEIFDLDALAEDCAKDGRYAMFFCAPPLPITGAVGSPINPQAIK, from the coding sequence ATGCCGACTTTTGACCGTTCCTTTGTGGTGCAGTTGGCCGAGCGGTATCGCAACTGGGGGCGCTGGGGCCCCGAGGACGAACTGGGCACCCTTAACTTCGTTACTCCGGACACGGTGCGAGAGGCGGCCACACTCATACGGGACGGGAAGGTCTTCAGCCTGGCTATTGACTTTAACCACCTGGGCCCCCAGCGCCCCGGGCACTACACCCGCCGTTTCAACCCCGTCCACACCATGCTCCGCACGGGGACGGATGCTTTGGCCTCTGGCGAAGGGGGCGAACCCCCCATTATGGCCGGCAGTGATGACATCGTAACCATGCCTTTGCAATGTGCCACCCAGTGGGACAGCCTGGCCCACATCTTTTACAAAGGGATGATGTATAACGGGCGCTCCGCCGCCCTGGTTACCGCCCAGGGTGCCGCCAAAAACTCCATTGACAAGATGCGGGCACGGATCGTGGGGCGTGCCGTGCTCTTGGACATCCCCCGCAGTAAGGGCGTCCGCTGGCTGGAGCCTGGGACGCCTATTTATCCCGAAGACCTGGACGCCTGCCTGCGCCAGCAAGGGGTGCAGGTGCGCCGCGGCGACTTCCTCCTGGTGCGCACGGGCCACATCACCCTCTGCCGCGCCCGGGGCGACTGGGGCGACTACGCCGGGGGCGATGCGCCGGGCCTCTCCCTTTTGACCATCCCCTGGATTTACGAGAAGGAGGTCGCAGCGGTCTGCGCCGACACCTGGGGGGTGGAGGTGCGCCCCAACGAGGTGCCCGATGTGCGCCAGCCCTGGCACGTGGTCGCCATCCCCAACATGGGCCTGCTGGTGGGGGAAATTTTTGACCTGGACGCCTTGGCCGAGGATTGCGCCAAGGACGGACGCTATGCGATGTTCTTCTGCGCCCCACCCCTGCCCATCACGGGGGCAGTCGGCTCCCCGATCAACCCCCAGGCCATCAAGTAG
- the truD gene encoding tRNA pseudouridine(13) synthase TruD, producing MRLKVCPDDFYVEERIALPLAPGPFTLYRIRKVGVTTLAVQAGLAQGLGLSRRDVVFPAQKDRQAVAVQFASVRGEGPAHLRGEGWEAERVGRAPRPLSPHDLQGNAFTLTLRHLGQDEVPRLRSALERRPREGLPNYFDSQRFGSCVPGEGCIGKALLLGDGEKALRLFLATPLPGEGRRVRAFKTLARQHWGQWERLLPHAPRGPLRSVLTYLKDHPTAFRQAVDRIAPALLSLFLSAYQAWLWNCAVGRWLRALLEPTGAVVEGLTIAGCALPLYEAWEPDLRERLRKMSLPLPHHKMSFPDHQAERSMAETLAQEGLALKDLKARHLTHAYLGRGERPLLLFPADLRVGEAQPDDRFPGRWKVRIAFALPPGSYATLVVKGAGILAGVPLEGEPAVTAES from the coding sequence GTGCGCCTCAAGGTTTGCCCCGACGACTTTTACGTGGAGGAGCGCATCGCCCTGCCCCTTGCTCCCGGCCCTTTCACCCTGTACCGCATCCGCAAGGTAGGCGTTACCACCCTGGCGGTGCAGGCAGGGCTTGCCCAGGGGTTAGGCCTCTCGCGGCGGGACGTGGTCTTCCCCGCCCAGAAGGATCGGCAAGCCGTGGCCGTCCAGTTCGCCTCGGTGCGGGGAGAGGGGCCGGCGCACCTTCGCGGGGAGGGGTGGGAGGCCGAAAGGGTGGGGCGGGCACCCCGTCCCCTCTCGCCCCACGACCTGCAGGGCAACGCCTTCACCCTGACCCTGCGCCACCTGGGCCAAGACGAAGTCCCCCGCCTGCGCTCAGCCCTGGAAAGGCGCCCCAGAGAGGGCCTCCCCAACTATTTTGACAGCCAACGCTTCGGCTCTTGCGTCCCAGGGGAGGGGTGCATCGGCAAAGCCTTGCTCCTCGGGGACGGCGAGAAGGCCCTCCGCCTCTTTTTAGCCACCCCCCTGCCGGGAGAAGGCAGGCGGGTGCGCGCCTTCAAGACCCTGGCGCGCCAGCACTGGGGGCAGTGGGAGCGCCTTCTGCCCCACGCCCCTCGGGGGCCCCTGCGGAGCGTCCTCACCTACCTGAAGGACCACCCCACCGCCTTCCGTCAGGCAGTCGACCGCATCGCCCCTGCCTTGCTCTCCCTGTTTCTCTCCGCTTACCAGGCGTGGCTATGGAACTGTGCGGTGGGGCGGTGGTTGCGGGCTCTGCTGGAACCCACAGGTGCGGTTGTGGAGGGGTTGACCATTGCCGGGTGTGCCCTTCCCCTGTATGAGGCTTGGGAGCCAGACCTGCGGGAACGCCTACGGAAGATGAGTCTCCCCCTTCCCCATCACAAGATGTCCTTCCCCGACCACCAAGCCGAGCGGAGTATGGCCGAAACCCTTGCCCAGGAGGGGCTTGCCCTGAAGGACTTGAAAGCGCGCCACCTCACCCACGCCTACTTGGGGCGGGGGGAGCGCCCCTTGCTCCTGTTCCCCGCCGACCTGAGGGTGGGGGAGGCCCAGCCCGATGACCGCTTCCCCGGACGCTGGAAGGTAAGAATCGCCTTCGCCCTTCCCCCCGGCTCCTATGCCACCCTGGTGGTAAAGGGGGCGGGCATCCTGGCGGGCGTGCCCCTTGAGGGGGAACCAGCCGTTACTGCAGAGTCCTGA
- a CDS encoding c-type cytochrome, with protein sequence MLRLALIGLAVGVVVFLTACGGGGAAQPAPTPTPRAGVTPAARTPTPARTVAAGDVNRGKQVYAGTCAVCHGQNAEGVQGLGVDLRKNEFIQRLTDAQLLDFLKVGRAADAPDNRTKVAMPPKGGNPALTDRDLQDVIAFLRTLQ encoded by the coding sequence ATGCTTCGTCTGGCCCTTATTGGACTTGCCGTGGGTGTGGTGGTGTTCCTGACGGCATGCGGTGGAGGGGGCGCTGCTCAGCCCGCCCCCACACCAACCCCGCGCGCTGGGGTTACCCCTGCGGCGCGCACGCCTACTCCCGCTCGCACCGTGGCCGCTGGGGATGTGAACCGAGGCAAGCAAGTGTACGCGGGCACCTGTGCCGTCTGCCACGGCCAGAACGCCGAGGGGGTACAAGGGTTGGGTGTGGACCTGCGCAAGAACGAATTCATTCAACGCCTCACCGATGCCCAACTGCTGGACTTCCTGAAGGTGGGCCGCGCCGCCGACGCTCCCGATAACAGGACCAAGGTCGCCATGCCCCCCAAGGGCGGCAACCCCGCCCTCACCGACCGCGACCTGCAGGATGTCATCGCCTTCCTCAGGACTCTGCAGTAA
- a CDS encoding DUF1122 family protein has product MADQTGTQASSPSALPPEKALTAAEALLTLDGRPFLGGRLRVEVGPTNRVGAHYFRLWWLTPSGEPTHPPLVEGLHHRGSYPATNWVEVMTLPSVVEGAGVRLALEGEALVALLRLLRALLPPGGHIMVEYEAPHRADTRRALERGTPPEATPLGQALLQAGFTGGFRDWYFAEGWAEGPRKLQAFLPFTKR; this is encoded by the coding sequence ATGGCCGACCAGACCGGAACACAGGCCTCTAGCCCCTCGGCGCTGCCCCCTGAAAAGGCCTTGACCGCCGCCGAAGCCCTCTTGACATTGGACGGGAGGCCTTTCCTGGGAGGACGCCTGCGGGTGGAGGTGGGGCCGACCAATCGGGTGGGGGCCCACTACTTTCGCCTGTGGTGGCTCACACCCAGCGGGGAGCCGACCCATCCCCCCCTGGTGGAGGGTCTGCACCACCGCGGCTCTTACCCCGCTACCAACTGGGTGGAGGTGATGACTTTGCCCTCTGTTGTGGAGGGGGCGGGGGTGCGCTTGGCCCTGGAGGGGGAGGCGCTGGTGGCCCTTTTGCGCCTGCTGCGGGCGCTCCTGCCCCCGGGGGGGCACATCATGGTGGAATACGAAGCCCCCCACCGTGCCGACACCCGCCGCGCCCTGGAGCGGGGCACCCCTCCCGAGGCTACGCCCCTGGGCCAGGCACTTCTCCAGGCGGGCTTCACGGGAGGCTTCCGCGACTGGTACTTCGCCGAGGGGTGGGCGGAAGGCCCGCGCAAACTCCAGGCCTTCCTGCCCTTCACGAAGCGCTAG